The DNA sequence TGAGATGTCATAGACCGTGCCGAACTCAGCTGCTGCGCTTTGTGTAACCGTCGTGGTGGGAATTTCCACCGGCAGAACCAGCCCTTCATACGTCTTGTTTATCCATTCCCTAACAATGTGGGTTGCAGCTTGGCTGTGATCCACTTTCGCAAGAAGGACATGAATGAAATCGAAGCTTTTATCCAAGTGAGGGGCAACCTGTTTCATGCTCTCGGATAGATCGGACAGCAAACTCCAAAACTGTGTTGAAGATGCGTAATCCAGCGCGCTTGGCGGCGTAGGCACAATCAAGCCGTCCGCAGCCATGAACGCATTTATAGTCATGTAGGACAAAGCTGGGGGCGTGTCGATGATGATTACATCGTAGGTATCCAACAAAGATTCCATTCCTTTATTAAGCACATCCCAAAACTGGAATGAAGAATCCTTGGATTGCTTAAATGGAAGGAAAAATTCTGCGCCAAACAAGGCCGCGCTTGCTGGAATTAGGTCAATACCGTCCCAGTAAGTCGCCTGAACCGCGTACTCTAAATTACTAACGTCACCGTAGATAAGTGGCAGGACCGTTTGTTCGTCGGACACTTCACTATCTGCAAGGATCCCGTTCAGTGCAGACAAAGAGGCCTGCGGATCCAAGTCGATAATTAGCACTCGACGCCCGAAAAGCGAAAGTCCCTGCGCAAGAGTCATAGCGGTAGTAGTCTTGCTCACGCCACCTTTGAAGTTTCCGATTGCAATCTTTTTCCCTTTGACTCCCGTCGGTCGTTTTGTGAACGGCGCAACCTTATCAATCCAGACGCGTGCCTCGGCTAGCGAAAACTCGCGGCTACGGCCGCTTCCATGCAAAGTTCCTTGCGGAAGTTCGGATTCAGCGCGGAGAAAATAATTGGCTCGTTGACGGTCGATTCTGCAAAGAGTTCCGACTTGGGCAGTCGTGAAGACAGGCGGATTTTTTCGCGGGTGCGGCGCGAGCATGCTTTCGCGCACGTCGACCAACATGCCGCTGGCGTTGTCGGCGATGGCTTTTATCGCGGACAGCGGCATGCGCTTGGGCACATGTCTTACTTGATGATTAATCGAAACAATCGGCTTCTCTGCACGTGCTCGAGCAGCAGTCGTCATCCTGGACTCCATGTGAAACTGGTCAGCCAAAAGTTCTTCGCTGGTTGATTTAGTGAACGCTCAACGAAAAAAAACACGCTGAGCGTTTAATTCCCGAAAGCGTACTCAGTAAACTGACCATTCGCAAGTTAACTTTGCAACCGTTGAAGGCTGCCAGAAGCGCGACACCACTGGCTCTCCGCGAAATACTTGAGGTAACAGGGGAAGTCTTCTCATAATGTTCAGAGCATCGTTAGCCGGCAATAGATCGACTGGACCATCGGAAGTCCATCGCCGCCATTCGATGGGAAATATCGAGGTTTGCTGAATCGCGGGCGGACCGTGTGCTGGAACGGCGGCTAACCGACTGTTGCTCGAATACCGCGCAACATCCTGCGTGCCAGATCATTCCGCAGCTCTGCAATTCGTGAAACAATCAACGTTGAATTGTCGGCACCCTGGAAGTCATATCCAGCATAGGGCGGCGGCATAAAATGCAAGAATGTTTCACGCTGCCGCAAACTTCTTCCGGCTCAACGCGCCTTAAAAATAGTTTTCCGGCCCGCAAACGGTGAAACGCGAGGTTTATTGAACGTTTGTAATAAATAGGATGTAAAGCGTATTAATTACTACGGCCTGAATAGCATTGTCGGCTAGACCGTCGGCAGATGACGTGCTGAAACACATTACAACTGCCAACAGGATTTCCCGGGAGAGCAGGGCGGCAGCAGATGACGCAGTCGCGTCAGTTGCCGACTTTGCAGAACCGGCCGCGCCACGTCGAGTGGTGCCCCGACAAGATCAGCTTTGCCTCATAAACCAATGAGGTATGTCTGATGCAGTATTCTCCTGCCCCGACAGGTAACAGGCGGTCTTTCGCTACATCGGGGAACGCGAAGGTGAAAAAACGGGAACTCATCGATGCAGTGGCAAAACGAAGTAGGCATCGCGAAATCCGCCGCAGCAGAAACGATCGACGTATTTTGGGGACCGTGACGAACGCGGTGGTAAAGGGCGACCCAGTTCACTTCATTGCGCTGCTTCGCTCGACCCCATCGGCGTGCAGCGAACGGATCATGACGCGTCCGTCCCGCGCCTCGCCCAGCACCTCCGCAACTCGGTCGCGGTAACGCACTAGCGCCCCGCGCTTGGGACGTGCCTTTAGCAGGAGGCGGGTGCGGGAGCAGAAACGTTTGGTGGGCGGCATGGCTGTAGTGAACGCGATCCTCGGAGGGGAGACCGACTGTTAGTCCGAATTCAAGCGGACCAGTGGTGACGCGCAGGCGCTGGCCAAAAATTGGCGTGGTTGTTTTTCAGCCTCCACCACTCGGCGCATCGGCGCTTCACTCATTTGCTGGTCGTGCAGCGCCAGCAAGCGTTCGACCACGGGGGCAGATTTCGCTCGGTTCTTGCAATCCACGTATCGAAGCAATTTTCAGAAAAATTTTGGGTCAGCTTCTGTCGACGGCTGAGGTCGCTGTCGGCCTTGGTGCACGAGGTCGGAGTCGAATCGGCGCGCGTTAGTCGGCGGCGGATCTTGAGTCCCTGGTATCTACCATTTTCGTCACTCGTACTGGATGGCCTTCTGCCAATCGCACACGATACCCGTGGATGATGAACCCACCGCGTCGCTAACCACGTTTGGGCTAGAGGCTCTGTTGGGAGCCACATTTTCGCACAACAGGGAACGAGACCACCCGACGCGGAAGGGCAGTGAGTGGCCACAAAGCGTCATTCACTTCGAAGAAGTAAAAGCCGTTTGACAGGCCGCCGATGTTCGGGAAGCGGCTGCTCGGAGCTTCATCGTTGAGTTGATACAGCACACTGTGGTAGCCATGTGCCGCGCACTGTCGGCCATACCGGAAAGCGGGGTGGTAGCGACCAGGGGCCGCCGCGTCGAGCAGCGATGCGTGCAGCACGTTCTCTGTCAGGCGCAGCAGACGACGAAGGCGCATGAGATTGACGACTTCCCGCACGGGAGCCACGCCCGCAGACGGGTCAATATCGGGTCTATCAGCCCAACGAGGAAATCGGCAGCGAGTGCGTTTGCACAGCCGAACTTCCACAGAATCGAGACCAGTGATTCTCACGGCACTAGCAATTTTGATTTAAGACGCTCCCGAGCGGCAGACGGAGTTCTCGCTCGTCATCGTCACAGGGGAACGCTGCAACCGATCTATCAATTTCAAATTCTATAAGGATAACTAACACTCGCAGATCGACATAATGTTATCAGTGCGACTGCGAGGGTCAAACCGCGTGTTGATATCTTCATTTTTACAGGCTTGACGCTGGAAGCGGTCCGCCCAAAAAGTAGACCGCGAGTTGGCTGCCGACGTGGCGCTAAGGCCTGTCGCCTGACAATGCTCTATGCGCAATGATTAGCAGAAAACTGAGCGCGCCGATTAACTGGAGCGGTAATAGCGCTTAAGGCGAACTCGAGGCACTGTTTCTGCCGGCAAGTGTCGCCATTTCGCCAGTGGCAACGTATTCAGCGTATGTGATCCGAGCAGCTGGATTGAAGCTGACCCGCCGTCGCAGTCGTCGATGCCGCGCTACCTTTCATCAACTCAGTACGCATCGGGAACAGACGACACCAAATTTTACGACGGTCGCACTTTGCGCTGCGCCCTGCAACCGATGTAACGCTGCAGACCCGGCGTCTGCGTCTAGGCTGTCCCAAGATGCATGGTGAACAATCCACGTTCCAATATGGTTGCAACCCAGCGGTCGCAACGAAGTTTTACCTCGTGTCTGCGCAGATCGCGAGGGAGATCCCTTGAGCAGTTCGCCCAGCTGTGTGTATCCGGATGCCATCTTTTCGGCTTGCGCGCTGTAGTGGGTGGCTGGAACTCGACGCGAATGGCAACATATGCAAATAAATCAACTCGGAGGTCTCTTCTAGTGCCGACCTAATTCTTGATGGTAAAGTTTGACCAACGAAACTTAATTATTGAGAAAATTCTGATGAACAAACACGAACTTGTCGATGCAGTCGCAGCACAATCCGGCGCAAGCAAAGCCTTGACCAGCGAAATCATCGATGAGGTGCTGGCAAGGATCACGCAAGCGGTGGTGTCCGGCGATACGGTTCAATTAGTTGGTTTTGGTTCGTTCGGTACTGGCGCGCGTGCCGCCCGTGCGGGGCGCAATCCGAAAACAGGCGAAGCGCTCCAGATTGCCGCAGCTACGACGGTAAAGTTCACTGCAGGAAAAGCGTTCAAGGACAGCGTCAATCAGTAACGCTCCGTATTCGACTGTTCATCATTGCTGGACGCTCCGTGTGTGCTCATTGGCAGTGTAGTGCTACATGGAGCTTGCTACACTTGCACCTATAATTCGGTTGATTTGGTTTAGATCTGACAAGTGACGAAGAAATGAACGGCGCGCAACACTCACATCAACCATCCCTCGTGGAAAATGGCCGGGCCGTTATGTTCACGGTAGTGACCGCTGGTCGCGAGGTGAAGGCACTGATCACGAGGACGGCGCTAGAGCAGTACTTCTGGCTGGGTCCTGATGCAAGCGAAGGCCGCGTGCTGCGTATATTTGCTGACGGCCGCCAGCGCATAACGGCCGTCACGCAGCGCGTGGCTTTACGCAGCGGCGCGACCGAAGTCCGCCTTGATGCAGAGGACTTTGCATCGTAGGCGCTTACATTTTCCAACGCCCAGATTTTTATAAGTTTGAGTCTTTAATTGTTGAGCTGTGATGCTTAGGCTCGGCAAAATTTTAGATTCGGTTTTTTGCTGTAGCCATCGCTCGGTTACTTGGCAGCAGTCTGACTGCTTACTGGACTCTCGCTCCTGCTGCAATTGCGAGCGCAACATTCGGAGTTTAATTTTATGAGTCGTACATTTGGGCGTCCAGATTCGCGAGGCAGCGGTCCACGTCCAGCGCGCCAGCACCCGCCAACCAGCGCATCGCAGACGCAAAAGAAGCATTACGGGAAACCCGTCCAGTTAAAGGATCCCGCCCAGACGGCATCTATATTCAAGACTCGAGCGTTCAAAGTACTCGTCGACGCTGTTGGTGCCGAAAATGTAGCGTTGGGTCTCGACTCGAATCTGGCCCGCATCGCAGAATTGGTCAGCGGTGAGCGTTTTACGCACGAGACAGCGTTTCACATGGAAACGACGCTTGGTCTTCCCGATGGTTTCTTTGATCACCCAAACCCAACGTTGCCACCAGACGTGATCGCACGACTGTGCTCTCCGCTGGAAAATAGGCCAACTGACAGCGTATTTGATGACCAAGTGGACCCTTCGCCAAGTCATAAGTCGGCCGATCACAAAAAGCACCCCGTTTTGAGCGAAGCTGTAACAGCCAAGGATGTCGATATGCCAAGAAAGACCAGCACTGCACCCGCGCCAGCCAGCAAGAAGGCCAAGGTGATTGAGCCGAAAGGTGCCGGCGCAAGCGCGAAGACCGATCAGTCGAAGGGCGTTTCCAGGGCGGCTAAGGCAGCGCAGCAACAGTCGCTTGAACTGGCGAACACACCTTCAATTCCAGAGGTTCGACAGGCGAACCTTCATATCTTGACTGCCCGCAATGGATCGAAAGCGCTGCTGAGCCGAATGTTGAACCTAAGCCAGTCAAACATGGCGCATCGGTTGCACGGGAAAAAGCGTTTGGACGATGTCGAGGTGAAACGCTTTACCGATGTACTAGAGCTGCCAGCGGGGTGGCTCGACACGCCACGACAGACGCACGATGTGCCTGACCACGTGAACGAGCTCCTCGCACCGACCTCAAGAAAACGCAAGACTGCGACGCCCACAGCAACAAGTTATAAACCGCAAGCGGCGGTAGCGAAACATCTTGTGGACGAAACTAGCACGGTGCCTCAACCGCAAACCGTCAGCGTCCCAGACCAAGACGTTACAGGTAACCTAATGGAAAATGTCACCACTGTAGCGAACGCTGCAGACTTCCTTAAGAAACCCGTTGATGCGGTTGATGGTGCCAACCAAAACAACCAACCGTCGAACACTGGGAAAGACTTGGCCGATGAAGCGCTTTCGCTTTCAGTGGCGAGTGACCTTGCTCATTTGCGCGGGATTCCACCCATCGCTGAAGCATTGCTGAAGACAATTGCTGCGAAGGCGCGGACCGGGCTTCTAAACGAAAACAAGGCGTTGGAGCTCTTGCAACAAATGATTTTGCTCTGATGAATCTTTCGTCAAGGATCAATTTCTCAATTGATCATGACGACAAGTTCGTGTAGATGGTCTGGGATGCGGTGTGGGGCGGCACAAATAGGTTGATGCAAATCTGCGCCGGATCAGACGCCGTTATTGGTTGATGCGTCGCATCCAGGGCCAATCGAAGACCGGCAACGTTATAGTCGGCCTGCGGTATGGCATTTAAACCCAGCATCGCGCGACGAACGATGCGGAGCCGCACGGTTATCTCCGCGCGCCAACTATGAAGCGACGGGGCTCGCTGTTTGCAGGATCTTTTGATTGTTTTCACCGCAACGCTTGTACCACTTCTGGGCAATGGCGCGGTTGGGAACCGAGTCTCCTGACGCCGAATATCCCCAGCGATTCTCCCAGTAAAGCGCGAGCGTCTGCGCAGCTTCGCGATGGCCAAAGCCGAATGCCATCTCGTATCTTGCCTTCGCGAGCTCGACATCAAGTGCTTCGCCGCGCCCGAGCCGGGCACTATCGCCCAGCGCCGCTGCTGAAAGTCCCTTCAGTTTGTCTTGCGCGTTTTCATCTTTCAAAACGTCGACGAGGATGCGATTGGCCAATTCCGGATCGCTGTCGCCGCCCGTGCCAGCGAAGAGCGACAGGGCATAAGTGACGCGCAACGCGGGGTGCTTGTCGATGCCGATCTGCATGAGGAGCTTACGGCCCAAATACGGAGCACCGGAAATTGAAGATAGGAGCAGGGCGTTGGCGGTCGTGGCAATCGACTCAAGCGGGGCAAAGCCCGATTTGTACGCGGATACAACATGTCGATAGAACTGTTCGATGTCGAGCGAAGCATCGTGAACCTTAAGCGCTTGCCACTCTCGATGGATTTGGTTAAACCAACTCAATTCGGCCATATGAATTTCCTCGCGTAACAGATGCGGGATATATTACCCTTGATAGGGCGGTGCTTGAGTGAATGACGGTCTCTGTTACGACTTACCTGATTCACTGAATGACTCTTCTCAAAAACGTCTGCTCTCACGGCGGCAAATGCTCCAGGGCATGCTTCTTTTTGCTTACTTTATCCGTAGAACAACGGCGGATGTGCGAATCCTCGATTCAAGATGGAGGTAGGAGCGATCCTTGAGTTTGCGCAACGCAGCTCGTGTCTACAAAGGAATGAACAACACAGTCTGAATGAGGTTCCAATAGTACACAGGGCGCCGCTGTTCTTCGGCCGACAATCGATATCAAACTTCATGCACAAGTATCCAAACTTAAAGAT is a window from the Burkholderia sp. PAMC 26561 genome containing:
- a CDS encoding ParA family protein, producing the protein MTTAARARAEKPIVSINHQVRHVPKRMPLSAIKAIADNASGMLVDVRESMLAPHPRKNPPVFTTAQVGTLCRIDRQRANYFLRAESELPQGTLHGSGRSREFSLAEARVWIDKVAPFTKRPTGVKGKKIAIGNFKGGVSKTTTAMTLAQGLSLFGRRVLIIDLDPQASLSALNGILADSEVSDEQTVLPLIYGDVSNLEYAVQATYWDGIDLIPASAALFGAEFFLPFKQSKDSSFQFWDVLNKGMESLLDTYDVIIIDTPPALSYMTINAFMAADGLIVPTPPSALDYASSTQFWSLLSDLSESMKQVAPHLDKSFDFIHVLLAKVDHSQAATHIVREWINKTYEGLVLPVEIPTTTVTQSAAAEFGTVYDISRYEGSLKTYQRAREAYDRLAELIDQELVALWLSDAEVA
- a CDS encoding HU family DNA-binding protein; its protein translation is MNKHELVDAVAAQSGASKALTSEIIDEVLARITQAVVSGDTVQLVGFGSFGTGARAARAGRNPKTGEALQIAAATTVKFTAGKAFKDSVNQ
- a CDS encoding DUF1488 family protein, whose product is MFTVVTAGREVKALITRTALEQYFWLGPDASEGRVLRIFADGRQRITAVTQRVALRSGATEVRLDAEDFAS